One window of Hujiaoplasma nucleasis genomic DNA carries:
- the htpG gene encoding molecular chaperone HtpG yields the protein MSKKNIEFKTESKRLLDLMIHSIYTNKEIFLRELISNASDAIDKYHFKSLTEEGLENRNDYEIHIDIDKKHRLLTITDNGIGMTYDELIDNIGTIAKSGTLEFLKTMKGKDLKNTDLIGQFGVGFYSAFMVSDKVEVVTKSPFSDKAYKWVSSGEEGYSVEETQKDSIGTEITLKIRKNHDDENYDEFLEDYKIEQLVKKYSNYVRYPITMEKEREVPKLDDEGNEIEDKFDTIVENQTLNEMTPIWEKNKSQVTDEELNEFYKNQYYDYTDPLLNIWTNVEGKLTYKSIIYIPAKAPANLYSEKYEKGLQLYAKGVFIMDKCKELVPDYLRFIKGMVVSPDLNLNISREILQKNTQLTKIQQNLEKKIVKRLEKLLENERETYIKFWKEFGVNIKYGVYDNFGLNKDLLQDLVLFETVNEDAYITLNEYVEKMPKDQKEIYFGSANSKSAIKASPQMDRLKSKGYDVLVLTDEIDEFMLSIMNEYKKFKFKSINQGDLDLVDESEKETIKKQETENKDLLEKIKESLKGQVDDVKLSTRLTDSPVCLVSGEGMSFEMEKLMEQMPGDKTNQQKAQKILEINPKHELFQAIHDLYDQNSEDLNDYASVLYNQALLIEGLKIEDPVEFSNKMVKILVKAAKK from the coding sequence ATGAGTAAGAAAAACATTGAATTTAAAACGGAATCAAAAAGATTATTAGACTTAATGATTCATTCAATTTACACGAACAAAGAAATTTTCTTAAGAGAACTGATTTCAAATGCATCTGATGCTATTGATAAGTATCATTTTAAAAGCTTAACTGAAGAAGGCTTAGAAAATCGTAATGATTATGAAATTCATATTGATATTGATAAGAAACATCGTCTTTTAACCATTACAGATAATGGTATCGGGATGACTTATGATGAACTTATTGATAATATTGGGACTATTGCTAAAAGTGGTACTTTAGAATTTTTAAAAACCATGAAGGGTAAAGACCTTAAGAATACAGACTTAATTGGCCAATTTGGTGTAGGTTTTTATTCTGCATTTATGGTCAGTGATAAGGTTGAAGTTGTGACTAAATCACCTTTTAGTGATAAGGCTTATAAGTGGGTTTCATCAGGAGAAGAAGGTTATAGTGTTGAAGAAACTCAAAAAGATAGTATTGGTACTGAAATTACCCTAAAGATTAGAAAGAATCATGATGATGAGAATTATGATGAGTTTTTAGAAGACTATAAAATTGAACAATTGGTTAAAAAGTATTCTAATTATGTTCGATATCCAATCACTATGGAAAAGGAAAGAGAAGTACCTAAATTAGATGATGAAGGAAATGAAATAGAAGATAAGTTTGATACCATTGTTGAAAACCAAACCTTAAATGAAATGACACCTATTTGGGAGAAGAATAAATCTCAAGTGACTGATGAAGAATTAAATGAGTTTTATAAGAATCAATATTATGATTATACAGATCCTTTATTAAACATTTGGACTAATGTTGAAGGAAAACTAACTTACAAATCTATTATTTATATACCTGCTAAAGCACCAGCAAATTTATATTCAGAGAAATATGAAAAAGGCTTACAATTATATGCTAAAGGTGTCTTTATCATGGATAAATGTAAAGAATTAGTTCCTGATTATTTAAGATTCATCAAAGGTATGGTTGTATCACCGGATTTAAACCTTAATATATCTAGAGAAATTCTTCAAAAAAATACACAATTAACTAAAATTCAACAGAATTTAGAAAAGAAAATCGTAAAAAGATTAGAAAAATTATTAGAAAACGAAAGAGAAACATACATTAAATTTTGGAAAGAGTTTGGTGTGAATATCAAATATGGTGTTTATGATAATTTCGGTTTAAATAAGGATTTATTACAAGATTTAGTCTTGTTTGAAACGGTTAATGAAGATGCTTATATAACCTTAAATGAGTATGTAGAAAAAATGCCAAAAGACCAAAAAGAAATCTATTTTGGTTCTGCCAACTCCAAATCAGCAATCAAAGCTTCACCTCAAATGGATCGATTAAAATCTAAAGGTTATGATGTTTTAGTTTTAACTGATGAAATTGATGAATTTATGCTTTCTATTATGAATGAATATAAGAAATTTAAATTCAAGTCTATTAATCAAGGTGATTTAGATTTGGTCGATGAATCTGAAAAAGAAACGATAAAAAAACAAGAAACAGAAAATAAAGATTTATTGGAAAAAATTAAAGAATCTCTTAAAGGTCAAGTAGATGATGTTAAATTATCAACTAGATTAACAGATTCTCCAGTTTGTTTGGTTAGCGGTGAAGGCATGTCTTTTGAAATGGAAAAGCTCATGGAACAAATGCCAGGTGACAAGACTAACCAACAAAAAGCACAAAAAATATTAGAAATCAATCCTAAACACGAGTTGTTCCAAGCCATTCATGATTTATATGATCAAAATTCAGAGGATTTAAATGATTATGCATCTGTTTTGTATAACCAAGCTCTTTTAATAGAAGGTTTAAAAATTGAAGATCCTGTTGAATTTTCTAATAAAATGGTTAAAATATTAGTAAAGGCCGCAAAAAAATAA
- a CDS encoding energy-coupled thiamine transporter ThiT: MKDREKIVIIVEVAILVGIATVLDVVFGILSKGIFPWGGSISPAMLPIFIIAYRRGLKTGLFSGFIFAILQLMTTGMFSASVIAAIPESTFFGPKWVNIILVYLLDYIIPFTLLGLAGIFKNGLKELKPFFLGMILASSIRYVMHGLSGVMIWSGYAEWFNEEFNMNVSPFVYSFIIYNLPYMLASLILCLFAGYVLFKRKLLLVNLEEN; this comes from the coding sequence ATGAAAGATAGAGAAAAAATTGTTATTATTGTTGAAGTTGCTATTCTTGTTGGTATAGCGACTGTCCTTGATGTGGTCTTTGGTATTTTATCAAAGGGCATATTCCCTTGGGGAGGTAGTATCTCTCCAGCCATGTTACCCATATTCATCATTGCCTATAGAAGAGGTTTAAAAACTGGCTTGTTTTCTGGTTTTATATTCGCTATCTTGCAATTGATGACCACAGGTATGTTTTCTGCTTCAGTCATCGCTGCCATACCTGAATCAACATTCTTTGGGCCAAAATGGGTGAATATCATCTTAGTATACTTACTTGATTATATTATTCCATTTACCCTTTTAGGACTTGCTGGAATCTTTAAAAATGGTCTTAAAGAATTAAAACCATTCTTTTTAGGAATGATACTAGCTTCAAGTATTCGTTATGTCATGCATGGTTTATCAGGTGTAATGATATGGAGTGGTTATGCAGAATGGTTTAATGAAGAATTTAATATGAATGTAAGTCCCTTTGTATATTCTTTTATCATCTATAATTTGCCATACATGTTGGCTTCACTCATTTTATGTTTGTTTGCTGGCTATGTCTTATTTAAAAGAAAACTACTGCTTGTTAATTTAGAAGAAAATTAG